The sequence ATACCCGAAGTGCCGTTCAACAAGACCACTCGCCCCAAATTCTATGCCACCAAGTTAAGGTTTGACACCGATCCCTTCGGATATATGATGAATGTAAATGGTGTTAACGTGCAAGTGAAGGGTGCCGACGGCCAACCTCGCACTGACATCACTCAACCACGAACCTTGCAATACGACTACATCGAACGCGACTGGAAGTAATATCTGATGAAACGACTCGCCATCCTATTATTATACGTGTCCCTTCACCTGCCCCTCTGCTACGGACAGATGAAGGCTCTTGTTGGCTCTGTGACCGACGAGGAAAGTGGCGAACCTGTGGCTGGTGCCATCGTGCAGGCCGTCGGCGGCAAATACTACACTTTCACCACCAATGACGGGCGTTTCTCCTTAAAGGGTGAGGCACGACAAATCCGTGTGCAGTCAATGGGCTATCGTAGTATCGTCGTAGATGTTTCTGAAAGCCCTATGCACATCAAGATGAAGCCGGAGGCCACACAACTGAAAGACGTTATCATCAAAGCTCCCGACATTATCCAAAGAAGCGACACGCTGGTCTATTCCATGAGCAAGTGGGCGCAAAAACAAGACCGCAACATGGCCGATGTGCTACGTCGCTTGCCAGGTGTGGAGGTGGCAGAAGACGGAGGCATCAAGTACAACGGCGAGCCTATCAACAAGTTCTATATCGATGGCTCTGACTTTGTGAACGACCGCTACGGCGTGGCCACCAATAACATTTCTCCTGACGACGTGTCCAGCGTGGAGATTATGGAGAACCACCAGCCAGTGAAGGTGCTTGAAGGACTGGAGTTCTCACAGCAAGCCGGACTGAACATCAAACTTAAAGAAGCTGCCCGCGCCCGCTGGATTGGCATCCTGAATGGTGGCATGGGTGCCGAGCCTCTGCTCTACGACGCATCCCTGTTTGCCATGCGCATTGCCAAGAAATGGCAGAACATGGAAACACTGCGACTGAACGACACGGGATGGAACCCCAGCAGCCAGAGCCAGAGGCATACTGACAACACACTCCCAAGCAGTGGCTATAATGACAATCCGTGGCCTGACTATATCGCTATCGGCATCACCTCTGCGCCGCTTGACGAACTGCGCACCCGCGACAATCTTTCGTTTCTGGCACAGTCGAGCAATGCCCGTCATGTAGCCGATGGTCTTGATGTCAAACTGAATGCCACCTATCAAGCTGACCGCTTGGACTTCACCAATTCCTGCACCACTCGCTATTTCGACAAGAACATACCCTCGTTCTTAGAGCAGAACACTATGCGCAGCCACAAAAACCAGCTAAACGGCGAATGGTCACTGCAACTGAATCGACGTAATAACTATCTGAAGGACAATCTCAGCGTGGATGCCCTGTGGAATCGTGCTACATCTGCCGTCAGCGGTACGCAAACACTACAGCAACATTCTGACCTCCCATCTCTTGACATCACCAACGATTTGCAACTGGTTCGCCGAATCGACAGCCACCTACTGACCATCTCGTCGCACAACCGCTATGCCCATCGACCCCATTCGCTTACTGCCGATAGTATTAAGCAAGACCTCACCACTGATGACTTCCGCTCTGTTACTGAAGCCCGCTATGGCTGGCTACTCCGTCGATGGTCGTTCTATGCCCGTGGCGGCATCGACCTCAATCTGCACCGTTTCCAAAGCAGTCTCAGTGGTCTCATGCTGCCCGACTATCCTTTAGATGGCCGTCGAAACTTCACCGTCCTCAAAACTTAC is a genomic window of Xylanibacter ruminicola 23 containing:
- a CDS encoding carboxypeptidase-like regulatory domain-containing protein, translated to MKRLAILLLYVSLHLPLCYGQMKALVGSVTDEESGEPVAGAIVQAVGGKYYTFTTNDGRFSLKGEARQIRVQSMGYRSIVVDVSESPMHIKMKPEATQLKDVIIKAPDIIQRSDTLVYSMSKWAQKQDRNMADVLRRLPGVEVAEDGGIKYNGEPINKFYIDGSDFVNDRYGVATNNISPDDVSSVEIMENHQPVKVLEGLEFSQQAGLNIKLKEAARARWIGILNGGMGAEPLLYDASLFAMRIAKKWQNMETLRLNDTGWNPSSQSQRHTDNTLPSSGYNDNPWPDYIAIGITSAPLDELRTRDNLSFLAQSSNARHVADGLDVKLNATYQADRLDFTNSCTTRYFDKNIPSFLEQNTMRSHKNQLNGEWSLQLNRRNNYLKDNLSVDALWNRATSAVSGTQTLQQHSDLPSLDITNDLQLVRRIDSHLLTISSHNRYAHRPHSLTADSIKQDLTTDDFRSVTEARYGWLLRRWSFYARGGIDLNLHRFQSSLSGLMLPDYPLDGRRNFTVLKTYASPEARYQHRRLWLTLSLPIGYYYYHVADRLADTSTGKHLMTVSPMVYVRHQITAKTELSAYLNYSLLPVAPSSYTQTVVMSDFRNLTFQTPSTESIRQRSAFVRLRYRNPITSLFANLSAKYEQDYQPLMQNQLFIGDRILNEFVALGNNVSITQLNGGISKGLWSAKITVGIDASFGHSRTRMMRQNVEQPYTSTFITLAPKFTGKFTRWLSTDYRLTYTNNRYHVDAVKAIHSALRQNFSVTFLPTDQWHIAFGAEHYYTRFSTDQTASIVFLDASVRRLLSKHIDLALAATNLLDETDYRYTSFGSLSESLYSFNIRPRNIIIKMQIKI